The Labrus bergylta chromosome 15, fLabBer1.1, whole genome shotgun sequence genome includes a region encoding these proteins:
- the uts1 gene encoding urotensin 1, whose product MKPVPLLLLLSSVLLSSHLRPAAGRPRTLPGWLDGSGRLQTQQLEEMLIRAAASGDSTASELLSENLLKLLQNRSRDPLSLLNPEEEETEDDAVRAAAAQLLKRSDDPPLSIDLTFHLMRNMIEMAKMERQREQALLNRKVLDEVGK is encoded by the coding sequence ATGAAGCCAGTCcccctgctcctgctcctctcctcgGTCCTCCTCTCATCGCACCTCCGCCCTGCAGCCGGCAGACCGCGCACCCTCCCCGGCTGGCTGGATGGCAGCGGCCGCCTCCAGACGCAGCAACTGGAAGAAATGCTCATCAGAGCGGCCGCCTCCGGGGACAGCACCGCCTCAGAGCTGCTCAGCGAAAACCTCCTGAAGTTACTCCAGAACCGGAGCCGGGACCCTCTGAGCCTGCTCAacccggaggaggaggagaccgAGGACGACGCGGTGAGGGCGGCGGCGGCGCAGCTGCTGAAGCGCAGCGACGATCCTCCGCTGTCCATAGACCTGACCTTCCACCTGATGAGGAATATGATCGAGATGGCCAAGatggagaggcagagggagCAGGCTCTGCTCAACCGCAAAGTCCTCGACGAGGTCGGGAAGTAA